The Elusimicrobiota bacterium sequence GGTCCCGCGGTGGATTTTTATAAGGTTCCCCCGGCGGCGACGCTGAACGATCCGCGGTTGATCGGCTGGCTTCTGGCCCGAAAAAAACGGGTGTTTCTCGACTGCAAGTGGTTCGATATCCCCACCCAGGTCCGCCGTTCCGTGGAGGCGGCGGGGCGGTTGGGCGTGACGGCGGTCACCCTTCACGCCGGGGCGGGAAGGGCCGTGATGTCGGCCGCCTTGTCCGCGCGGCCGCGGCCCCTGGTGTGGGGCGTCACGGTCTTGACGAGTTTCGGGTCGGAAGATTTGAGGGAGGTGGGCCTTCGGGTCCTTCCCTCCGTTCAGGTTCTTCGGTTGGCCCGTTTGGCCCAGCGCGCGGGGCTGGACGGGTTGGTCTGTTCTCCTCAAGAGGTGGCTTCGCTCCGAAGGGCGGGGATCCGCCTGCCGCTCGTCACTCCGGGCATTCAATTCGGGGGGCTCGTGGGCGCGGACCAAAAACGCACGGCCACTCCGGAGAAGGCCTGGGGGGCCGGGGCCAACCACCTGGTGGTGGGGCGAAGCATTTTGGAGGCGCCGGATCCCGCCCAGGTGGCTCGGGAAATCCTAGAATTAGGCCGCCGCGGTTCACGAAAAGCGAAAGGATGACCATGGACCCGAACCTTCCTGAAGTTCGAATTCAAGATGATTTTCACCTCTGGGCGCTTTTTTGCCACCTGAGCATCTTTCTGTCCATCGTCATCCCCTTGGCCAATTACATTGTTCCGTTGGTCCTCTGGCTTTTGAAACGGAAAGAGTCTCCCTTGGTGGACCACCACGGAAAGGAATCCATCAATTTCCAGATTTCCATGCTGATCTACGGCATGGGAATCCTGGTTTTTCTCGCTTTCAGCATTCTGCCGTGGATATTCCTGAAATCAAAAATGACTCTGGCCCTGGCGGGGCTTCTTTCTTTGCCGGTCCTGGCGAGCATCACGGCGGGACTGGTTTTGATTTTAGCGGGCATCATTCTTCCCATCGTCGCCGGAATCAAGGCGTTTCATCGGGAAGATTACCGTTACCCGGCTATTTTGCGGTTCGTTAAATGAGGAGCCTTCCCTCGCGCGTGTACTCGCTCTGCAATTTGAAGGGGTCTTTCAAACTCAGGAGCGGACAGGTTTCCAACGAATATTTCGACAAGTATCTTTTTGAATCCCAGCCGGAGGTCTTGCGGGAAATCGCCGAGGGGCTCCGGTCTCGGATCCCTCCGGGGACCGAGGTCTTGGCGGGCTTGGAGATGGGCGGGATTCCGGTGGCGACCGCGCTGTCCCTGGCGTCCGGTTTGCCGGTGGTGTTCGTGCGGAAAAAAGCCAAGGACTATGGGACCTGCAAGGTGGCCGAGGGGGCGGACGTGACGGGGCGGAAGGTTCTGGTCATTGAGGACGTGGTCACCATGGGCGGAGCGGTCATCGAGGGTGTTCGGGCCCTGCGGGAGCGTGGGGCCGCCATCGACACGGTGCTGTGCGTGATCGACCGGGAATCCGGCGGCGCGGAAACTTTGAAAAATTCGGGACTCACCTTAAAGCCCCTCTTCACGGCGACGGAACTGCGAAAGGCGGCGGGAGAATAATCATGGCGAAGAAAACCGCATGGACGTATAAAAAAGCCGGCGTGGACATCGAGGCGGGGGACGCTCTCGTGGATCGGATCAAGAAACGGCTTCCCGCCATCGGCGATTTCGCGGGGCTCTTTCCGTTCCCTTCCGGCCTGAAGAAACCCTATCTGGTGGGTTGCACGGACGGGGTGGGGACGAAACTAAAAATCGCCCAGGAATTGGACGGCCATGACACCATCGGCATCGACCTCGTGGCCATGAACGTCAACGACCTGATCTGCACCGGCGCGCGTCCGCTTTTCTTCCTGGACTATTTCGCCACGGGCCATTTGGACGTGGGAGTGGCCGAACGGGTGATCGACGGGATGATCGACGGTTGCAAACAAGCCGGTTGCGCATTGATCGGGGCGAAACGGCGGAAATGCCCGGGTTCCACAAACCGGGGGAATACGACCTGGCCGGTTTTTCCGTCGGCGTGGTCGACGAGCCGGACCGCGTCCGAAACGAGAAAATCAAGCCCGGCGACGTCCTCCTGGGCCTCCCCAGTTCGGGGGTCCACTCCAACGGCTATTCGCTGGTGCGGGTTCTCTTTCGCGGCGCCGACTTAAAAAAGTGGGGGCCCGCGCTTTTGGCGCCCACGAAAATTTACGTCAAGCCGGTTCTCGCCGCCTTAAAAAAGTTTCCGGGCGCCATCAAGGGCGTCGCCCATATCACCGGCGGCGGGCTTTTGGAGAACGTGCCCCGGTTCCTGCCGAGAAATTGCGACGCGGCTTTTCATCTCGCGACCTGGCCCATGCCCGAGGTCTTCAACGAAATCCGCCGACGGGGGAACGTGTCGGATACCGAGATGTACCGAACCTTCAACATGGGTCTCGGCCTGGTGCTGGCCGTGGACCGGTCGAAAGCCGACGCCGTTCAAAAGGCCCTGGCTCCTTGCTTTCACGTGGGCCGCGTCGAGAAAGGCGCGCGCGCGGTGCGCTTTCTCTAAGGCGATCGTGAAGCGCATCTTTCTCCTGCTGGGGCATCCGGACACCCGAAGTTTCTGCGGGGCCCTGGCCGATATGTACGAAGCCGGGGCCCGGTCGGCGGGGATGGAGGTCCGGCGGTTGAATTTGGGCGAGCTCGCTTTCGATCCCATCCTTCGGCGGGGGTTCAAGGGCGACCAGGCGCTGGAGCCCGATCTGGTCCGCGCCCAGGAGGCCATCGCCTGGTGCACCCATTGGGTTCTGGTCTATCCCACCTGGTGGGGTTCCTTTCCCGCCCTGTTGAAAGGTTTTTTTGATCGCGTCCTTTTACCGGGGTTCGCC is a genomic window containing:
- the pyrF gene encoding orotidine-5'-phosphate decarboxylase translates to MKSRELIVALDLEGEEARGLVRRLGPAVDFYKVPPAATLNDPRLIGWLLARKKRVFLDCKWFDIPTQVRRSVEAAGRLGVTAVTLHAGAGRAVMSAALSARPRPLVWGVTVLTSFGSEDLREVGLRVLPSVQVLRLARLAQRAGLDGLVCSPQEVASLRRAGIRLPLVTPGIQFGGLVGADQKRTATPEKAWGAGANHLVVGRSILEAPDPAQVAREILELGRRGSRKAKG
- a CDS encoding DUF4870 domain-containing protein translates to MDPNLPEVRIQDDFHLWALFCHLSIFLSIVIPLANYIVPLVLWLLKRKESPLVDHHGKESINFQISMLIYGMGILVFLAFSILPWIFLKSKMTLALAGLLSLPVLASITAGLVLILAGIILPIVAGIKAFHREDYRYPAILRFVK
- a CDS encoding NAD(P)H-dependent oxidoreductase — translated: MVKRIFLLLGHPDTRSFCGALADMYEAGARSAGMEVRRLNLGELAFDPILRRGFKGDQALEPDLVRAQEAIAWCTHWVLVYPTWWGSFPALLKGFFDRVLLPGFAFNYRPNSSRWDRFLGGRSGRLFITSDAPAIWTSLVYRGAPAQVVKKAVLDFCGVRPVKTTWFHGLRRSSDRRRAAWLKETRRLGEAGA
- the pyrE gene encoding orotate phosphoribosyltransferase — encoded protein: MRSLPSRVYSLCNLKGSFKLRSGQVSNEYFDKYLFESQPEVLREIAEGLRSRIPPGTEVLAGLEMGGIPVATALSLASGLPVVFVRKKAKDYGTCKVAEGADVTGRKVLVIEDVVTMGGAVIEGVRALRERGAAIDTVLCVIDRESGGAETLKNSGLTLKPLFTATELRKAAGE